A window of the Apostichopus japonicus isolate 1M-3 chromosome 8, ASM3797524v1, whole genome shotgun sequence genome harbors these coding sequences:
- the LOC139970632 gene encoding golgin subfamily A member 5-like: MSWMIKNAESFLNNLDQTATGALGATPQKSSNETSSGGYENSADSPLRIPASKSSYSLSATEIAQTANIKRTPSDHAINTNAQKSRSQPSTGRVRTDADDEKLFEFLNSPSSSNGEARKKRSGSGTGSGRHSRQSSTSSNVSTRSAKADGPVNANPATPSSKEKSTGESDEADFAEPDLNDSPASSETVEISEPLGSEVSRGAGTEIIIGDQDPQQQLSSLQLENKLLKNEVSSLNEEMVAALGRVKKAQEDTKRLHSELRKKETQESGTDNIVRQLRSREEDLAEELKAKNSQLAVLRVRLQEADQEIKSKTQQVNDLNGERNRILRDHSDSSGIHSQALDSLKLKLQEAEIEVKREKESYKKLQMEYMQRQEKLEGDQKNMAESITTAQQKFADEKAHSSALSQQLQTARHSMEEAKNELADYKQKAARILSSKEKLITSLKAGSTNSEGETVSIEQTELLHERDMLKEEIQQANAKIEQLRQEVQDLEALQQSETESSQDHMRDLEDNLAQQRQQIQDMETDLAKKSEQLRYAEDENYKQKINLTTKIKERDDEIQRLRNQLVAKTAGSASQAELENRLRTLTESLIQKQTMLEALGTEKNSLYLQLERMEKTQRESMQARGDSGHTTVQIGSTHDDDEGARQRTLPHFMKELPSDASVTRNVKRAANSLDKLSVRMGVFLRRYPIARLFVIGYMIFLHLWVMIVLLTYSPEIHSSDYHPKEV; encoded by the exons ATGTCGTGGATGATAAAAAATGCTGAGAGTTTCTTAAATAATCTAGACCAAACTGCGACAGGGGCACTTGGGGCCACTCCACAAAAGTCTTCAAATGAAACTTCTTCTGGAGGTTACGAGAACTCCGCAGATAGCCCCTTAAGGATTCCAGCATCGAAAAGTTCGTACAGTCTTTCTGCCACAGAGATAGCCCAGACTGCCAATATCAAACGGACGCCAAGTGATCATGCCATCAACACAAATGCACAAAAAAGTAGAAGCCAGCCATCTACAGGGAGAGTGAGGACAGATGCAGACGATGAAAAACTCTTTGAGTTTCTGAATAGCCCCTCCTCATCCAATGGGGAAGCTCGAAAGAAAAGATCGGGCAGCGGGACAGGTAGCGGCAGGCACTCCAGGCAGAGTAGTACTTCTTCCAACGTTTCCACCAGAAGTGCCAAAGCAGATGGTCCTGTCAATGCCAATCCAGCGACTCCATCTTCAAAGGAGAAATCAACAg GTGAGAGTGATGAAGCAGACTTCGCCGAACCAGATCTTAACGACAGTCCAGCGTCATCCGAGACGGTGGAGATATCAGAACCTCTGGGATCAGAGGTCTCGAGAGGGGCCGGAACCGAGATCATCATAGGTGACCAGGATCCCCAGCAACAGCTTTCGTCTTTGCAACTGGAGAACAAGCTCTTGAAGAATGAAGTGTCATCCTTGAATGAAGAAATGGTAGCAGCTTTGGGAAGAGTAAAGAAAGCTCAAGAGG ATACAAAGAGATTGCATAGTGAACTAAGGAAGAAGGAGACTCAAGAATCAGGTACGGATAACATTGTCAGACAGCTGAGGAGCAGAGAGGAGGATCTGGCAGAAGAACTCAAGGCTAAGAATTCACAGTTGGCTGTACTTAGAGTAAGATTACAAGAAGCCGACCAAGAAATCAAGTCAAAAACACAGCAGGTCAACGACCTTAACGGTGAAAGAAACAG AATTTTAAGGGATCACAGTGATTCTAGCGGCATTCACAGTCAGGCTTTAGACTCTTTGAAACTGAAATTACAGGAAGCAGAAATTGAAGTGAAGCGAGAAAAGGAATCGTACAAGAAGTTACAG ATGGAGTACATGCAGAGGCAAGAAAAATTGGAAGGTGACCAAAAAAATATGGCTGAATCAATCACAACTGCTCAACAGAAATTTGCTGATGAAAAAG CACATTCATCGGCACTGAGTCAACAGCTCCAAACAGCTAGACACAGCATGGAGGAAGCCAAGAACGAGTTGGCCGATTACAAACAGAAAGCCGCCAGAATACTCTCCTCCAAGGAGAAACTGATAACCAGTTTAAAGGCAGGCTCCACCAACTCCGAAGGGGAGACCGTCAGCATCGAACAGACGGAACTATTACACGAGAGGGACATGCTGAAAGAGGAGATCCAGCAGGCTAATGCAAAGATTGAGCAACTCAGACAGGAGGTTCAA GATCTCGAGGCCCTCCAACAATCGGAGACGGAATCCTCGCAGGATCACATGAGGGACCTGGAAGATAACTTAGCACAGCAGAGGCAGCAGATACAGGACATGGAGACAGACCTGGCCAAGAAATCGGAACAACTTAGGTACGCAGAGGACGAGAATTACAAACAAAAGATAAACTTAACCACAAAGATCAAAGAGAGAGACGATGAAATCCAAAGACTTCGAAATCAG CTTGTCGCCAAAACAGCAGGATCTGCAAGCCAGGCTGAGCTTGAGAACAGACTTAGAACTTTAACAGAGAGTCTTATACAAAAGCAGACAATGTTGGAAGCTTTGGGCACAGAGAAGAACTCACTTTACTTACAACTTGAGAGGATGGAG AAGACACAGCGAGAGTCAATGCAAGCTCGAGGTGACTCTGGACATACTACTGTACAGATTGGAAGCactcatgatgatgatgaag GCGCCAGACAGAGAACCTTGCCACATTTTATGAAGGAACTTCCATCAGATGCGAGTGTGACCAGGAATGTGAAGAGAGCTGCAAACTCCTTAGATAAGCTCAGTGTCAGGATGGGTGTATTTCTCAGAAGATACCCCATCGCTAGACTTTTCGTTATCGGCTACATG ATTTTCCTTCACCTCTGGGTCATGATTGTCTTACTGACTTACTCACCAGAAATACACAGTTCAGATTATCATCCGAAGGAGGTGTAg
- the LOC139970634 gene encoding probable serine/threonine-protein kinase CA_C1728: MTAESKSSRIRSNRRRRRNALRAALSPLICCFTSTPKQQRDMTSNFGLSSSTSSKRDKRVQQKHHVEQSQILDRDQDATEFKEQTDNVHPETATELENGPRTMADVTILEWSRFSNVYRHGLPITLGEGDEGYVQLMRDNQTNQLVAVKTWHKEPHTDVSMMNDVFNYELAAMKKFNGVKYFPTLIGIVPNADSAVSFSLVQEFIGDIRSKRTLSLLDAINDNELMYQEIVSAALDVSEALADMHRNGWVHCDVKTDNVILKTDSVLQETDVGSDNGWWINEPSPTNSSGSFHAKLIDFGGARPISEAKLPKKLPKKMKKYMYEMCPQIAPEVVEGLGKVPYSFESDVYSFGRLLKDISELSGLVELDQLANRCLAKSPKKRPNIDSVVDELKKLQ; encoded by the exons atgactgCAGAGAGTAAAAGTTCGAGGATTCGGAGCAATCGTCGAAG AAGAAGAAACGCACTTCGTGCGGCACTCAGTCCCCTGATTTGCTGCTTTACGTCCACCCCCAAGCAGCAGAGAGATATGACGTCAAACTTCGGACTCAGTAGCAGCACGTCATCAAAGCGAGACAAACGTGTTCAACAGAAACACCATGTTGAACAATCCCAAATATTGGATAGAGATCAAGACGCCACAGAATTCaag GAGCAAACTGATAACGTCCACCCTGAGACGGCTACTGAGCTAGAGAATGGCCCGAGAACAATGGCTGACGTCACCATCCTTGAGTGGAGTCGATTTAGCAACGTATACCGACATGGGTTACCGATCACGCTGGGAGAGGGTGACGAAGGGTACGTTCAGCTGATGAGGGACAATCAAACCAATCAACTTGTGGCCGTTAAAACATGGCACAAAGAACCGCACACTGACGTCAGCATGATGAATGAC GTATTCAACTACGAGTTGGCTGCGATGAAGAAATTTAATGGCGTGAAATACTTTCCAACGCTCATCGGCATTGTACCTAATGCAGACAGTGCCGTGTCTTTCAGCCTCGTTCAAGAGTTCATCGGTGACATCAGGAGCAAGAGAACTCTGTCTCTCTTGGATGCCATCAATGACAACGAACTGATGTATCAAGAAATCGTCTCAGCAGCTCTTGATGTATCCGAGGCCCTGGCAGACATGCACCGCAACGGATGGGTGCACTGTGACGTCAAAACAGATAACGTCATATTAAAAACGGATTCTGTTCTACAAGAAACCGACGTGGGATCTGACAATGGATGGTGGATTAATGAACCATCACCTACGAATAGTTCGGGCAGTTTTCATGCCAAGTTGATAGACTTTGGTGGCGCACGGCCAATTTCAGAGGCTAAACTGCCTAAGAAACTTCCAAAGAAGATGAAAAAATACATGTACGAAATGTGTCCCCAGATCGCACCAGAGGTAGTCGAGGGGCTTGGCAAAGTACCTTACAGCTTCGAATCCGACGTTTACTCGTTTGGCCGGTTATTGAAGGATATTTCGGAACTGAGTGGATTGGTGGAACTAGACCAACTAGCTAACCGGTGTTTAGCTAAAAGTCCAAAAAAGCGGCCAAACATTGATTCAGTGGTAGATGAGCTTAAGAAACTTCAGTGA